From the genome of Halorussus caseinilyticus, one region includes:
- a CDS encoding DUF7504 family protein has protein sequence MQSKGHDESESLTNEVERGACVLLLAPSIHATTEDACLDLLTFDDPTDENVLWVTYTRSPDTCVRDWLTRAGTKSRNMRVVSVGETTRSASANASGDDVPAPGDDVVDTLSNPGDLTGLGIKLSEVLKQWSGDGGQTVACFDSLTALLQYADLQTVYKFLHVLTGRFDAADVTAHFHLDPDACDQQTVSTLTSLFDTVIELDNGEWTVRSR, from the coding sequence ATGCAATCCAAGGGTCACGACGAAAGCGAGTCGCTTACGAACGAAGTCGAGCGAGGGGCCTGCGTCTTGCTACTCGCGCCGTCGATTCACGCGACCACCGAGGACGCGTGTCTCGACCTCCTCACGTTCGACGACCCCACCGACGAGAACGTTCTCTGGGTCACGTACACGCGCTCGCCGGACACCTGTGTCCGCGACTGGTTGACGCGTGCGGGGACGAAATCCCGAAACATGCGGGTCGTCAGCGTCGGCGAGACGACGCGTTCGGCGTCGGCGAACGCGAGCGGTGACGACGTGCCCGCGCCGGGCGACGACGTGGTAGACACGCTCTCGAACCCCGGCGACCTGACGGGTCTCGGTATCAAACTCAGCGAAGTTCTCAAGCAGTGGAGCGGCGACGGCGGCCAGACCGTCGCGTGCTTCGACTCGCTGACCGCCCTGCTTCAGTACGCCGACTTACAGACCGTCTACAAGTTCCTCCACGTCCTGACGGGGCGGTTCGACGCGGCGGACGTGACCGCTCACTTCCACCTCGACCCCGACGCCTGCGACCAGCAGACCGTCAGCACGCTCACGTCGCTTTTCGATACCGTCATCGAACTCGACAACGGCGAGTGGACGGTCCGGAGCAGATAG
- a CDS encoding AAA family ATPase encodes MILAVAGGKGGVGKSTVALELGAALDAVVVDADLSMADLSARRGPDLHDVLADRADPLEAVCEDGPVRLLPCGRTLAGARAGDVTRLVSAVEAVEDAYESVVIDCPAGMAADAGMPLLAADASVLVTTPREFALADALRTRELARELDAGLAAATLNRTGENPPIEEVRRALGAPVVAIPDDERVRRAHRHGAPVATIAPETRPADRFAVLAEEVGRSVP; translated from the coding sequence GTGATTCTGGCCGTCGCGGGCGGGAAGGGCGGCGTCGGCAAGTCCACCGTCGCGCTCGAACTCGGCGCGGCGCTCGACGCCGTGGTCGTGGACGCCGACCTCTCGATGGCCGACCTCTCGGCCCGGCGCGGCCCGGACCTCCACGACGTGCTGGCCGACCGCGCCGACCCCCTCGAAGCGGTCTGCGAGGACGGACCCGTGCGCTTGCTCCCGTGTGGGCGCACGCTCGCCGGAGCGCGCGCTGGCGACGTGACCCGCCTCGTCTCGGCAGTCGAAGCGGTCGAAGACGCCTACGAATCGGTCGTCATCGACTGCCCCGCGGGGATGGCCGCCGACGCCGGGATGCCTCTACTCGCGGCCGACGCCTCGGTTCTCGTCACGACGCCCCGCGAGTTCGCGCTAGCCGACGCCCTCCGGACGCGCGAACTCGCCCGCGAACTCGACGCGGGACTCGCCGCCGCGACGCTGAATCGGACCGGAGAGAATCCACCGATAGAGGAGGTCCGACGGGCGCTCGGTGCCCCGGTCGTGGCGATTCCCGACGACGAGCGGGTCCGGCGAGCGCACCGCCACGGCGCTCCGGTGGCAACAATCGCGCCGGAGACCCGACCGGCCGACCGATTCGCAGTACTCGCGGAAGAAGTCGGTAGGTCAGTCCCGTAG
- a CDS encoding transcription initiation factor IIB, with protein sequence MSKAHAPERTCPECDGRLTPDDAETVCDDCGLVVSEDRIDRGPEWRAFADDENEKERTGAPLTRSRHDRGLTTEIGHDSDLRLTGRKRRRVARMRKHHERARIKSKTERNQVYAFTEIRRLVSALDLSKNVRDRACVLFESAQSEDLLRGRSLEGFTAAAVYATCRTASVSRTLDEILDVARATRSELKTAYDVMNRELGLPTGPIDPREYLPRFASRLDLPTEIEREAAQLVERGHDRNLVAGRNPGGFAAACLYAAARETRHRMTQKEAAGVADVTAVTLRSAYQDLRD encoded by the coding sequence ATGAGCAAAGCACACGCTCCCGAACGGACGTGCCCGGAGTGCGACGGACGACTGACTCCCGACGACGCCGAGACGGTCTGTGACGACTGCGGACTCGTCGTCTCCGAAGACAGAATCGACCGCGGTCCCGAGTGGCGGGCGTTCGCGGACGACGAAAACGAGAAGGAACGGACCGGCGCACCCCTCACTCGGTCGCGCCACGACCGGGGCCTGACGACCGAAATCGGCCACGACAGCGACCTGCGACTGACCGGGCGCAAGCGTCGGCGGGTGGCCCGGATGCGGAAACACCACGAGCGCGCCCGCATCAAGTCGAAGACCGAGCGCAATCAGGTGTACGCCTTCACCGAGATTCGGCGGTTGGTGAGCGCGCTCGACCTCTCGAAGAACGTCCGGGACCGGGCGTGCGTGCTGTTCGAGTCGGCCCAGTCCGAGGACCTGCTTCGCGGCCGGTCACTGGAGGGATTCACGGCCGCCGCGGTGTACGCGACCTGTCGGACCGCCTCGGTCTCGCGCACGCTGGACGAGATTCTGGACGTGGCCCGGGCGACCCGGAGCGAACTCAAGACGGCCTACGACGTGATGAACCGCGAACTCGGCCTTCCGACCGGACCCATCGACCCCCGCGAGTACCTGCCGCGGTTCGCCAGCAGACTCGACCTGCCGACCGAAATCGAGCGCGAGGCGGCCCAGTTGGTCGAGCGCGGTCACGACCGAAACCTCGTCGCGGGCCGAAATCCCGGCGGGTTCGCCGCGGCGTGCCTGTACGCCGCGGCGCGCGAGACCCGCCACCGGATGACCCAGAAGGAAGCCGCCGGAGTCGCCGACGTGACCGCGGTGACGCTCCGGTCGGCGTATCAGGACCTACGGGACTGA
- a CDS encoding MinD/ParA family ATP-binding protein translates to MTHSTAALVGATGGAGTTRLAVEVGTTLARDGREVAVLDAAFATEGLARHVSGRVEPDLTSVLTENRPLADGLREHSATTDLAGRLELCPARAPFERMARAKTADAAQRFETLLAEAGESFDHVLVDAPPVAANQVVAAVTAAERVAVVAPASERGVDALQRTRGRVADVGASADAVVANRASEDQPLRSADAAVPESEATGVENVPASVGDGNTDPESGFAPAVAHAAEVVFDAELELEFEESGLLEFDAEKYLPDALS, encoded by the coding sequence ATGACCCACTCGACTGCCGCGCTGGTCGGCGCGACCGGCGGCGCGGGCACGACCCGACTCGCGGTCGAAGTCGGCACGACACTCGCCCGCGACGGCCGCGAAGTCGCCGTCCTCGATGCCGCCTTCGCTACCGAGGGACTGGCGCGTCACGTCTCCGGGCGCGTCGAACCAGACCTGACGAGCGTGCTGACCGAGAACCGACCGCTCGCCGACGGCCTGCGCGAGCATTCCGCGACCACGGACCTCGCGGGGCGACTCGAACTCTGCCCGGCGCGCGCGCCCTTCGAGCGGATGGCCCGCGCCAAGACCGCCGACGCCGCCCAGCGGTTCGAGACTCTGCTCGCGGAGGCAGGTGAGTCGTTCGACCACGTACTGGTTGACGCGCCGCCGGTCGCCGCGAACCAAGTCGTCGCGGCCGTGACCGCGGCCGAGCGAGTCGCGGTCGTCGCGCCCGCGAGCGAACGCGGCGTAGACGCGCTCCAGCGCACCCGCGGGCGGGTCGCGGACGTGGGCGCGAGCGCGGACGCCGTGGTCGCCAACCGCGCGAGCGAGGACCAACCGCTCCGGAGCGCCGACGCCGCAGTCCCGGAGAGCGAGGCCACGGGCGTCGAGAACGTGCCCGCGAGCGTCGGCGACGGGAACACGGACCCCGAGTCCGGATTCGCGCCCGCCGTCGCACACGCCGCGGAAGTCGTCTTCGACGCGGAGTTGGAACTGGAGTTCGAGGAATCGGGACTGCTCGAGTTCGACGCCGAGAAGTACCTGCCCGACGCGCTCTCCTGA
- a CDS encoding HIT family protein — protein sequence MSHDDCIFCQIVDGDIPSRKVFEDDTAMAFLDANPLAPGHTLVIPKDHYETLEETPEDVAAHVFGALHRLNTAVEHAVDADGTNVAFNNGEAAGQEVPHVHGHIIPRFDGDGGNPIHAVAGQRPDLTDEELDDIAEEIHTQRD from the coding sequence ATGAGTCACGACGACTGCATCTTCTGTCAAATCGTGGATGGCGACATCCCGAGTCGGAAGGTCTTCGAGGACGACACCGCGATGGCGTTCCTCGACGCGAACCCCCTCGCGCCGGGCCACACGCTCGTCATCCCGAAAGACCACTACGAGACGCTCGAAGAGACCCCGGAGGACGTTGCGGCCCACGTCTTCGGCGCGCTCCACCGCCTCAACACCGCGGTCGAACACGCCGTAGACGCCGACGGAACCAACGTCGCGTTCAACAACGGCGAGGCCGCCGGACAGGAGGTGCCCCACGTCCACGGCCACATCATTCCGCGCTTCGACGGCGACGGCGGGAATCCCATCCACGCCGTGGCGGGCCAGCGCCCGGACCTGACCGACGAGGAACTGGACGACATCGCCGAGGAGATTCACACGCAACGCGACTGA
- the ileS gene encoding isoleucine--tRNA ligase, with amino-acid sequence MSRFDEVDDQYEPEAVEDRVFSYWDDVDAYRKTKEHRADEETFFFVDGPPYTSGAAHMGTTWNKTLKDAYVRYLRMQGYDVTDRPGYDMHGLPIETRVEERLGFENKKDIEEFGEENFIEECKEYAEEQLEGLQEDFQSFGVWMDWDDPYKTVNPEYMEAAWWGFEQAHQKGLVEQGQRSISQCPRCETAIANNEVEYEDVEDPSIYVKFPLRDREGYLVIWTTTPWTIPANTFVAVDGDVTYKQVRAYRDDGPEDGEVLYLADGCIEEVLKKGRYSDYEVEGEFTGEEMVGWEYDHPLHEEVPDHASADDALQVYTADYVEVDRTGLVHSAPGHGEEDFERGRELGLDIFCPVGGDGVYDDSAGKYAGQYVKDADDDIIADLEDAGLMLSSGTTSHSYGHCWRCDTGIIQIVTDQWFITITDVKDDLLDNIEDSEWHPDWARDNRFRDFVEEAPDWNVSRQRYWGIPIPIWTPEDWSGDMDDAIVVGTREELAEKVDQDVDPEEVDLHKGTVDDLTITEDGTTYTRVPDVFDVWLDSSVASWGTLDYPEKGDDFEELWPADLIMEAHDQTRGWFWSQLGMGTAAVGEIPYEEVLMHGYANMPDGRGMSKSKGIFVDPHEVIEKHGTDPMRMFLLSVNPQGEDMRFSWDETAEMQRDLNILWNVFRFPLPYMRLDGFDPDETTLDDVDEDLELVDEWVLACLQSVVGEMSDHWEDYRQDKALHALLDFVVEDVSRFYIQVVRERMWEEEDSASKLAAYATFYEVLTTVVALLAPYAPFVTETIYGTLTGDEGYDTVHMLDWPEVDEYWQDAQLETDVTLLRAIEEAGSNARQQAERKLRWPVTRIVVTADGERTVEAVERHRDLLADRLNAREIELVAPGEDWGELHYSAEADMSVLGPEFGDDAGRVMQALNDARVEKPTLAALETAVEESTGMDVDLTDEMVEFVTQTPEGVTGVGFDTDGDQRGVVYVDTELTADIESEGYAREVIRRVQEMRKEMDLDIEERVRLELDVADDRVADLVSERMDLVKEEVRADEVGEVEDGHRKEWEVEGVTMEIAVVPLAEVEA; translated from the coding sequence ATGAGCAGGTTCGACGAGGTAGACGACCAGTACGAACCCGAAGCGGTCGAAGACCGGGTGTTCTCGTACTGGGACGACGTTGACGCCTACCGAAAGACCAAGGAGCATCGCGCCGACGAGGAGACGTTCTTCTTCGTGGACGGCCCACCGTACACCTCCGGCGCGGCCCACATGGGAACGACGTGGAACAAGACGCTGAAGGACGCCTACGTCCGCTATCTGCGGATGCAGGGCTACGACGTGACCGACCGGCCGGGCTACGACATGCACGGCCTGCCCATCGAGACTCGCGTCGAGGAGCGTCTGGGCTTCGAGAACAAGAAGGACATCGAGGAGTTCGGCGAGGAGAACTTCATCGAGGAGTGCAAGGAGTACGCCGAAGAGCAGTTAGAGGGGCTTCAGGAGGACTTTCAGTCGTTCGGCGTCTGGATGGACTGGGACGACCCCTACAAGACGGTCAACCCCGAGTACATGGAGGCGGCGTGGTGGGGCTTCGAGCAAGCCCACCAGAAGGGACTGGTCGAGCAGGGCCAGCGGTCCATCTCCCAGTGTCCGCGGTGTGAGACCGCCATCGCCAACAACGAAGTCGAGTACGAGGACGTGGAGGACCCCTCCATCTACGTCAAGTTCCCCCTGCGCGACCGGGAAGGCTATCTCGTCATCTGGACCACGACCCCGTGGACCATCCCGGCCAACACCTTCGTCGCGGTGGACGGCGACGTGACCTACAAGCAGGTCCGAGCGTACCGAGACGACGGCCCGGAGGACGGCGAAGTCCTCTACCTCGCCGACGGATGCATCGAGGAAGTCCTGAAGAAGGGCCGGTACTCCGACTACGAAGTCGAAGGCGAGTTCACCGGCGAGGAGATGGTCGGGTGGGAGTACGACCATCCCCTCCACGAGGAGGTCCCCGACCACGCCAGCGCCGACGACGCGCTACAGGTCTACACCGCCGACTACGTGGAAGTGGACCGCACCGGACTCGTCCACTCCGCGCCCGGCCACGGTGAGGAGGACTTCGAGCGCGGCCGCGAACTCGGTCTCGACATCTTCTGTCCGGTCGGCGGCGACGGCGTGTACGACGACTCGGCCGGGAAATACGCCGGACAGTACGTCAAGGACGCCGACGACGACATCATCGCGGACCTCGAAGACGCTGGCCTGATGCTCTCGTCGGGCACCACTTCCCACAGTTACGGCCACTGCTGGCGGTGTGACACCGGCATCATCCAAATCGTCACCGACCAGTGGTTCATCACCATCACCGACGTGAAAGACGACCTCCTCGACAACATCGAGGACAGCGAGTGGCACCCCGACTGGGCGCGGGACAACCGCTTCCGGGACTTCGTGGAGGAAGCGCCCGACTGGAACGTCTCGCGCCAGCGCTACTGGGGCATCCCCATCCCCATCTGGACTCCGGAAGACTGGTCCGGCGACATGGACGACGCCATCGTCGTCGGCACCCGCGAGGAACTCGCCGAGAAGGTGGACCAAGACGTGGACCCCGAGGAAGTTGACCTCCACAAGGGCACGGTGGACGACCTCACCATCACCGAGGACGGCACCACCTACACCCGCGTCCCCGACGTGTTCGACGTGTGGCTCGACTCCTCGGTCGCCTCGTGGGGCACCCTCGACTACCCCGAGAAGGGAGACGACTTCGAGGAACTGTGGCCCGCCGACCTCATCATGGAGGCCCACGACCAGACCCGCGGTTGGTTCTGGTCGCAACTCGGCATGGGGACCGCCGCGGTCGGCGAGATTCCCTACGAAGAGGTCCTGATGCACGGCTACGCCAACATGCCCGACGGCCGCGGCATGTCCAAATCGAAGGGCATCTTCGTGGACCCCCACGAAGTCATCGAGAAGCACGGCACCGACCCGATGCGGATGTTCCTCCTGTCGGTCAACCCGCAGGGCGAGGACATGCGCTTCTCGTGGGACGAGACCGCCGAGATGCAACGGGACCTCAACATCCTCTGGAACGTGTTCCGGTTCCCGCTCCCGTACATGCGTCTCGACGGTTTCGACCCCGACGAGACGACACTGGACGACGTGGACGAGGACCTCGAACTCGTGGACGAGTGGGTCCTCGCGTGCCTCCAGTCGGTCGTCGGCGAGATGTCCGACCACTGGGAGGACTACCGGCAGGACAAGGCGCTCCACGCGCTCCTCGACTTCGTGGTCGAGGACGTGTCGCGGTTCTACATTCAGGTCGTCCGCGAGCGCATGTGGGAAGAGGAAGACAGCGCCTCGAAGTTGGCGGCCTACGCCACCTTCTACGAGGTGCTGACCACGGTGGTCGCCCTGCTCGCGCCCTACGCGCCCTTCGTCACCGAGACCATCTACGGCACGCTCACCGGCGACGAGGGCTACGACACGGTTCACATGCTCGACTGGCCCGAGGTCGACGAGTACTGGCAGGACGCCCAACTCGAAACCGACGTGACGCTCCTGCGCGCCATCGAGGAAGCGGGGTCGAACGCCCGCCAGCAGGCCGAGCGCAAACTCCGCTGGCCGGTCACGCGCATCGTGGTCACTGCCGACGGCGAGCGAACGGTCGAAGCGGTCGAGCGCCACCGCGACCTGCTGGCCGACCGACTAAACGCCCGCGAAATCGAACTCGTCGCTCCCGGCGAGGACTGGGGCGAACTCCACTACTCCGCCGAGGCCGACATGAGCGTCCTCGGTCCCGAGTTCGGCGACGACGCCGGGCGAGTCATGCAGGCGCTCAACGACGCTCGCGTCGAGAAACCCACGCTCGCGGCGCTCGAAACCGCCGTCGAGGAATCGACCGGCATGGACGTGGACCTCACCGACGAGATGGTCGAGTTCGTCACCCAGACGCCCGAGGGCGTCACGGGCGTCGGGTTCGACACCGACGGCGACCAGCGCGGGGTCGTCTACGTGGACACCGAACTCACCGCGGACATCGAGAGCGAGGGCTACGCCCGAGAGGTCATCCGCCGGGTCCAAGAGATGCGCAAGGAGATGGACTTAGACATCGAGGAGCGCGTCCGCCTCGAACTCGACGTGGCCGACGACCGAGTGGCAGACCTCGTGTCCGAGCGCATGGACCTCGTGAAAGAGGAAGTCCGCGCAGACGAGGTTGGTGAAGTCGAGGACGGCCACCGTAAGGAGTGGGAAGTCGAAGGCGTCACGATGGAGATTGCGGTCGTTCCGCTGGCGGAAGTAGAGGCGTAG
- a CDS encoding DUF6414 family protein, producing MSNSTEIEKRVPGFVYLDMNRVKSISSRIDQGYIKEQVEEKEESEEVAASIYGSIKAHIFGSIGPSAETGAEVSGSFAQGSRSQETKALHHYYYNLLEDWLEQAEGDWFHDVDSMSSEVGGASALPSRFRNTVNEGDIIRVSGDVNLMDFQTSVDLMDGFFDAIDLLEEFQTETIRNQLSGMSAEDIDMSEISQLEFTEFRSLKPLFETLEAVLPDEYRDMIITELDLANTGNDFGFWATIKRDKLETSPVELISKHQSQEVPNCTMLARVESITTEPNEDPTAEEINQENDDFEFGELLHVANDLGSEFGLNVEYPKVSVSPISIYR from the coding sequence GTGAGCAATTCCACCGAAATAGAGAAACGAGTACCCGGTTTCGTTTATTTGGATATGAATCGAGTAAAATCGATATCCTCCCGCATCGATCAAGGGTATATAAAGGAGCAAGTTGAAGAAAAAGAGGAAAGTGAGGAAGTTGCCGCATCTATTTATGGAAGTATCAAAGCACATATTTTCGGTTCAATTGGGCCAAGTGCGGAGACTGGTGCTGAAGTGAGTGGTAGTTTTGCACAGGGCTCTCGCTCGCAAGAAACAAAGGCACTACATCACTATTATTATAATCTCCTCGAAGATTGGTTAGAACAAGCAGAAGGAGATTGGTTCCATGATGTGGATTCTATGTCTAGCGAAGTTGGAGGTGCATCTGCTTTACCTAGCCGGTTCCGGAATACGGTAAATGAAGGCGATATTATTCGAGTATCTGGGGATGTCAACCTCATGGACTTTCAGACAAGTGTTGATTTGATGGACGGCTTTTTCGACGCAATTGATCTACTTGAGGAGTTCCAAACGGAGACCATCCGTAATCAACTCTCTGGTATGAGTGCGGAGGATATAGATATGAGCGAAATAAGCCAGTTGGAATTTACTGAATTCAGGTCATTAAAACCCCTTTTTGAGACACTTGAGGCTGTTCTCCCTGATGAGTACCGTGACATGATAATTACGGAACTTGATCTCGCAAATACAGGCAATGATTTCGGGTTCTGGGCCACAATAAAACGGGATAAATTGGAAACTAGTCCCGTGGAGTTGATTTCTAAACACCAATCACAAGAAGTCCCCAACTGTACGATGCTTGCACGAGTTGAGAGTATTACCACTGAACCTAACGAAGACCCTACTGCTGAAGAAATAAATCAGGAAAATGATGATTTCGAGTTCGGTGAGTTACTACACGTTGCTAATGATTTAGGTTCAGAGTTTGGCTTGAATGTAGAATATCCTAAGGTCTCAGTCTCGCCTATTTCAATCTATAGGTAG
- a CDS encoding ribose-phosphate diphosphokinase encodes MIISGSASQVLAAELAAEIDEPLASVEYERFPDGELLAAAPGFAETDDDRAVVVASTVSSDAHVELLQLQDAAREWGAREVVTVLPYMGYARQDEAFDAGHPVSARAVARAISSGTDRVLTVNPHETAVCDFFEVPAEPVDAAGRLADPLPADLQNPVFLSPDEGALDIAATVRDAYGSGETDYFEKKRLSGTEVELTPSDTDVSGRDVIVTDDIIATGSTMSGAVEILNEKGASRVFVTCVHPMLAADAVTKLSQAGVEAIYGTDTIERPMSEVSVASVIADKL; translated from the coding sequence ATGATTATCAGCGGGTCAGCCTCGCAGGTTCTGGCGGCCGAACTCGCGGCCGAGATAGACGAACCACTCGCAAGCGTCGAGTACGAGCGATTCCCCGACGGTGAACTGCTGGCGGCCGCGCCCGGATTCGCCGAGACCGACGACGACCGGGCCGTCGTCGTCGCTTCGACCGTCTCGTCGGACGCCCACGTCGAACTCCTCCAGTTGCAGGACGCCGCCCGCGAGTGGGGTGCCCGAGAAGTCGTGACCGTCCTGCCGTATATGGGCTACGCCCGACAGGACGAGGCGTTCGACGCGGGCCACCCCGTCTCGGCCCGCGCAGTCGCCCGCGCAATCTCGTCGGGCACCGACCGCGTGCTGACGGTCAACCCCCACGAAACGGCCGTCTGCGACTTCTTCGAGGTCCCCGCCGAACCCGTAGACGCCGCGGGCCGACTCGCCGACCCGCTCCCCGCCGACCTCCAGAATCCCGTCTTCCTCTCGCCCGACGAGGGCGCGCTGGACATCGCCGCGACGGTCCGGGACGCCTACGGGTCGGGCGAGACCGACTACTTCGAGAAGAAGCGACTCTCGGGCACCGAAGTCGAACTCACCCCGAGCGACACCGACGTTTCGGGCCGCGACGTGATTGTGACCGACGACATCATCGCCACCGGGTCCACGATGTCGGGCGCGGTCGAGATTCTGAACGAGAAGGGCGCGAGTCGCGTGTTCGTGACCTGCGTCCACCCGATGCTGGCCGCCGACGCCGTGACGAAACTCTCGCAGGCGGGCGTCGAGGCGATTTACGGGACCGACACCATCGAGCGTCCGATGAGCGAGGTGTCGGTCGCGTCGGTGATTGCAGACAAGTTGTAA
- a CDS encoding aryl-sulfate sulfotransferase: protein MRAQAELIAFAPNGTVLHYNDTYEGYLDVDPSPRGESTVTYVAHKELPSEDCYQTRKCTEIALQRSNLTTGHTETFYRTVTPRVSSSRWHAVDRINETHFVVADIYLDRVFVLNVSNGRVEWAWRAKQEFDLSSGGAWPKDWTHVNDVEALPDGRFMVGPRNQDQVVFLDRRKGMLENWTLGADDDHSVLYEHHNPDYIPASEGGPAAASAEFGGKNGSFVASAILTVKNLIPGIVVNGLIYVLPSWVGFVELAALAGSVATALV, encoded by the coding sequence GTGCGCGCGCAAGCGGAACTCATCGCGTTCGCGCCGAACGGGACCGTACTCCACTACAACGACACGTACGAGGGGTATCTCGACGTGGACCCGAGTCCGCGCGGGGAATCGACGGTCACGTACGTCGCGCACAAGGAACTTCCGAGCGAGGACTGCTATCAGACGCGCAAGTGTACGGAAATCGCCCTCCAGCGTTCGAATCTCACGACGGGACACACCGAGACGTTCTACCGGACGGTGACGCCTCGCGTCTCGTCGAGTCGCTGGCACGCCGTTGACCGCATCAACGAGACGCACTTTGTCGTCGCCGACATCTACCTTGACCGCGTGTTCGTCCTGAACGTTTCCAACGGTCGCGTCGAGTGGGCGTGGCGGGCGAAACAGGAGTTCGACCTGTCGAGCGGCGGCGCGTGGCCCAAAGACTGGACGCACGTCAACGACGTGGAAGCTCTTCCCGACGGCCGATTCATGGTCGGTCCCCGGAATCAGGACCAAGTGGTGTTTCTCGACCGCCGGAAGGGGATGCTCGAAAACTGGACGCTCGGCGCGGACGACGACCACAGCGTCCTCTACGAACATCACAACCCCGACTACATCCCGGCCTCGGAGGGCGGCCCGGCGGCCGCCAGCGCCGAGTTCGGTGGCAAGAACGGGTCGTTCGTCGCCTCGGCGATTCTCACCGTCAAGAACCTGATTCCGGGTATCGTCGTCAACGGACTCATCTACGTCCTGCCGAGTTGGGTCGGATTCGTGGAACTCGCGGCGCTGGCTGGGTCGGTGGCGACTGCGCTCGTCTAG
- a CDS encoding HVO_0234 family beta-propeller protein has product MGISIDEKRVYDASEGPTPVYVVGEFGVARVDTSDDLVGEFGLARQCSARDAAGADGRLVVATDEDVLVGVFGGQSNPNDSKTNGNNSEGKENVSEAGEDPAFEALGVGPSVAVGFARSGRILAAREDGTVVRGADGDWTELGEIDDVRAIDGDFLVAASGVYRATADGLRHVGLEDARDVSAAGVPLAATGDGLYRLANGWVDELDGDFGAVSAEVANSGTLGRAHAASDEGLFAREGEAWTEVALPVEERVVALDDGEGTYAVTENGTFLLSVGDGWNHQILGLRGVRAVAAP; this is encoded by the coding sequence ATGGGCATCAGCATCGACGAGAAGCGGGTCTACGACGCCAGCGAGGGACCGACGCCGGTGTACGTCGTCGGCGAGTTCGGCGTGGCCCGCGTGGACACCTCAGACGACCTCGTGGGCGAGTTCGGACTGGCCCGCCAGTGTTCGGCCCGCGACGCCGCGGGAGCGGACGGCCGCCTCGTGGTGGCGACCGACGAGGACGTGCTGGTCGGGGTCTTCGGCGGCCAGAGCAACCCAAACGATTCTAAGACAAACGGAAACAATTCCGAAGGAAAGGAAAACGTTTCCGAAGCGGGCGAAGACCCCGCCTTCGAAGCACTCGGCGTCGGCCCGTCCGTGGCGGTCGGATTCGCCCGTTCCGGGCGAATCCTCGCGGCGCGCGAGGACGGGACGGTCGTCAGAGGGGCGGACGGCGACTGGACCGAACTCGGCGAGATTGACGACGTGCGGGCCATCGACGGCGACTTCCTCGTCGCGGCATCGGGCGTCTACCGGGCCACGGCCGACGGTCTCCGGCACGTCGGCCTCGAAGACGCCCGCGACGTGTCGGCGGCGGGGGTTCCGCTGGCGGCGACCGGCGACGGACTCTACCGACTCGCCAACGGGTGGGTAGACGAACTCGACGGCGACTTCGGCGCAGTCAGCGCCGAAGTCGCCAACTCCGGAACGCTCGGCCGGGCGCACGCCGCGAGCGACGAGGGCCTGTTCGCACGCGAAGGCGAGGCGTGGACCGAAGTCGCGTTACCCGTCGAAGAGCGGGTGGTCGCGCTGGACGACGGCGAGGGAACCTACGCCGTCACCGAGAACGGGACCTTCCTGCTGTCGGTCGGCGACGGGTGGAATCACCAGATTCTCGGACTGCGCGGCGTGCGAGCGGTCGCCGCGCCGTAG